A window from Citrus sinensis cultivar Valencia sweet orange chromosome 3, DVS_A1.0, whole genome shotgun sequence encodes these proteins:
- the LOC102629582 gene encoding sodium/hydrogen exchanger 1 isoform X2: MLMHTGSAKLFMKFGLTFWDQGDFLALGAILSATDTVCTLQVLNQEDTPLLYSLVFGEGVVNDATSIVLFNAIQKFSVHVTPDTVMQFTGSFLYLFSLSTLLGIAVGLMSAYIIRELYFGRHSTDREVALMILMAYLSYVMADLFQLSGILTVFFCGIVMSHYTWHNITESSRVTTKHTFATLSFISETFIFLYVGMDALDMEKWKIVKGSPGTSVAVSSTLLGLVLVGRAASVFSVSFLSNLANDSPIDKIGFKQQVTIWWAGLMRGAVSVALAYNKFTSSGHTQRPKNAIMITSTITIVLFSNVVFGLLTKPLVRLMLQPREESSEISSPKSSSALLPLLANGQDLASELDSVGGGISIRRPSSLTMLITKPTSTVHYYWRKFDNAVMRPIFGGGGEESPPNDILH; the protein is encoded by the exons ATGTTAATGCATACAG GTTCAGCTAAATTATTCATGAAATTTGGTCTTACTTTCTGGGATCAAGGGGATTTTCTTG cACTTGGGGCAATCCTCTCGGCTACAGATACCGTTTGCACCTTGCAG GTGCTTAATCAGGAAGATACACCTCTATTATACAGTCTAGTCTTTGGGGAAGGTGTGGTAAATGATGCCACATCTATTGTACTCTTCAATgcaatccaaaaattttctgTGCACGTAACCCCAGACACTGTCATGCAATTTACTGGCAgtttcttatatttatttagtttgagCACATTGCTGGGAATAGCT GTTGGATTGATGAGTGCATACATCATAAGAGAGCTGTACTTTGGCAG GCACTCAACAGATCGCGAAGTTGCTCTAATGATTCTCATGGCTTACCTTTCATATGTCATGGCCGAT CTCTTTCAGTTGAGTGGCATCCTTACTGTGTTCTTTTGTGGGATTGTCATGTCCCACTACACATGGCACAATATTACTGAAAGTTCAAGAGTCACGACCAA GCATACTTTTGCGACATTGTCTTTTATATCAGAGACTTTCATCTTCCTCTATGTTGGTATGGATGCCTTGGACATGGAGAAGTGGAAGATTGTAAAGGGAAG TCCTGGGACATCAGTTGCAGTGAGTTCCACCCTGCTTGGTCTGGTTCTGGTTGGAAGGGCAGCTTCTGTTTTCTCTGTGTCATTTTTATCCAACTTAGCCAATGATTCCCCTATTgataaaattggatttaagCAGCAG GTTACAATATGGTGGGCTGGGCTCATGCGAGGCGCTGTGTCGGTTGCACTTGCTTATAATAAG TTTACTTCCTCGGGGCATACTCAACGGCCTAAAAACGCCATAATGATTACCAGCACCATCACAATTGTTCTATTTAGTAATGTG GTGTTTGGATTACTGACCAAGCCTCTTGTAAGATTGATGTTGCAACCACGGGAGGAGTCAAGTGAAATTTCTAGTCCCAAGTCTAGTAGCGCTCTCCTCCCACTTTTGGCAAATGGGCAAGACTTGGCCTCGGAATTAGACTCGGTGGGGGGTGGCATCAGTATCCGTCGTCCAAGCAGTTTAACCATGCTTATAACCAAGCCAACTAGCACTGTCCATTACTATTGGCGGAAATTTGATAACGCTGTCATGCGTCCTATCTTCGGCGGAGGAGGTGAAGAATCGCCACCAAATGATATTTTGCActga
- the LOC102629582 gene encoding sodium/hydrogen exchanger 1 isoform X1, with translation MSLKLDSVSTLLNEPDAAPVHSVTLFVALVSACIVIGHLLQKTRWMNQSVTALAFGLCTATVIILTTNGKISDILLFDEDLFFICLLPPIIFNAGFQVKKKQFFQNFIIINLFGVVGTLISFGIISIGSAKLFMKFGLTFWDQGDFLALGAILSATDTVCTLQVLNQEDTPLLYSLVFGEGVVNDATSIVLFNAIQKFSVHVTPDTVMQFTGSFLYLFSLSTLLGIAVGLMSAYIIRELYFGRHSTDREVALMILMAYLSYVMADLFQLSGILTVFFCGIVMSHYTWHNITESSRVTTKHTFATLSFISETFIFLYVGMDALDMEKWKIVKGSPGTSVAVSSTLLGLVLVGRAASVFSVSFLSNLANDSPIDKIGFKQQVTIWWAGLMRGAVSVALAYNKFTSSGHTQRPKNAIMITSTITIVLFSNVVFGLLTKPLVRLMLQPREESSEISSPKSSSALLPLLANGQDLASELDSVGGGISIRRPSSLTMLITKPTSTVHYYWRKFDNAVMRPIFGGGGEESPPNDILH, from the exons ATGAGTCTCAAGTTGGATTCTGTTTCGACGCTTCTGAATGAACCGGACGCTGCTCCTGTACATTCTGTCACTCTGTTCGTGGCTCTCGTTAGTGCTTGTATTGTGATCGGTCATCTTTTGCAGAAGACTCGATGGATGAATCAGTCTGTTACTGCTCTTGCTTTT GGCCTGTGTACTGCAACTGTTATTATACTAACTACTAATGGCAAAATCTCGGACATTTTGTTATTCGATGAAGATCTATTCTTTATATGTCTTCTTCCTCCTATCATATTCAATGCCGG GTTCCAAGTCAAAAAGAAgcaatttttccaaaatttcatcataATCAATTTGTTTGGTGTTGTTGGTACGCTGATTTCCTTTGGCATCATATCAATAG GTTCAGCTAAATTATTCATGAAATTTGGTCTTACTTTCTGGGATCAAGGGGATTTTCTTG cACTTGGGGCAATCCTCTCGGCTACAGATACCGTTTGCACCTTGCAG GTGCTTAATCAGGAAGATACACCTCTATTATACAGTCTAGTCTTTGGGGAAGGTGTGGTAAATGATGCCACATCTATTGTACTCTTCAATgcaatccaaaaattttctgTGCACGTAACCCCAGACACTGTCATGCAATTTACTGGCAgtttcttatatttatttagtttgagCACATTGCTGGGAATAGCT GTTGGATTGATGAGTGCATACATCATAAGAGAGCTGTACTTTGGCAG GCACTCAACAGATCGCGAAGTTGCTCTAATGATTCTCATGGCTTACCTTTCATATGTCATGGCCGAT CTCTTTCAGTTGAGTGGCATCCTTACTGTGTTCTTTTGTGGGATTGTCATGTCCCACTACACATGGCACAATATTACTGAAAGTTCAAGAGTCACGACCAA GCATACTTTTGCGACATTGTCTTTTATATCAGAGACTTTCATCTTCCTCTATGTTGGTATGGATGCCTTGGACATGGAGAAGTGGAAGATTGTAAAGGGAAG TCCTGGGACATCAGTTGCAGTGAGTTCCACCCTGCTTGGTCTGGTTCTGGTTGGAAGGGCAGCTTCTGTTTTCTCTGTGTCATTTTTATCCAACTTAGCCAATGATTCCCCTATTgataaaattggatttaagCAGCAG GTTACAATATGGTGGGCTGGGCTCATGCGAGGCGCTGTGTCGGTTGCACTTGCTTATAATAAG TTTACTTCCTCGGGGCATACTCAACGGCCTAAAAACGCCATAATGATTACCAGCACCATCACAATTGTTCTATTTAGTAATGTG GTGTTTGGATTACTGACCAAGCCTCTTGTAAGATTGATGTTGCAACCACGGGAGGAGTCAAGTGAAATTTCTAGTCCCAAGTCTAGTAGCGCTCTCCTCCCACTTTTGGCAAATGGGCAAGACTTGGCCTCGGAATTAGACTCGGTGGGGGGTGGCATCAGTATCCGTCGTCCAAGCAGTTTAACCATGCTTATAACCAAGCCAACTAGCACTGTCCATTACTATTGGCGGAAATTTGATAACGCTGTCATGCGTCCTATCTTCGGCGGAGGAGGTGAAGAATCGCCACCAAATGATATTTTGCActga
- the LOC102630053 gene encoding tubby-like F-box protein 3, with amino-acid sequence MSFKSILQDVKGELGSISRKGFDVRFGYGRSRSHRVVQDCSVVVDAFKQSCWANMPPELLRDVLLRIEASETTWPPRKNVVACAGVCRSWREIMKEIVKTLEVSGKLTFPISLKQPGPRGSLLQCYIKRNRSSQTYYLYLGLNQSSNDDGKFLFAARKCRRPTCTDYIISLNCDDVSKGSSTYIGRLRSNFLGTKFTIYDGQPPNAEARVTKCRSTRQVNMKQVSPKLLAGNYHVAHISYELNVLGSRGPRRMQCVMDAIPASSIEPGGVAPTQTEFHHSGLDSFPSIPFFRSKSIRAENFQNDQKEGLLVLRNKAPRWHEQLQCWCLNFNGRVTVASVKNFQLVASLENGVAGQEHENVILQFGKVGKDVFTMDYQYPISAFQAFAICLSSFDTKIACE; translated from the exons ATGTCTTTCAAGAGCATACTGCAAGACGTGAAGGGTGAACTTGGGAGCATATCTAGGAAAGGGTTTGATGTGAGGTTTGGATATGGGCGGTCGAGATCACATCGGGTGGTTCAGGATTGCTCTGTGGTGGTTGATGCTTTCAAGCAAAGCTGCTGGGCTAATATGCCACCCGAGCTTTTAAGGGATGTGTTGTTGAGAATTGAGGCTTCAGAGACAACTTGGCCTCCTCGGAAAAATGTGGTTGCTTGTGCTGGTGTTTGCAGGAGTTGGAGGGAAATTATGAAGGAAATTGTGAAAACCCTAGAAGTTTCTGGAAAGTTGACATTTCCTATTTCCTTGAAGCAG CCTGGTCCAAGGGGCTCTCTCCTTCAGTGCTACATAAAACGGAATCGTAGCAGCCAAACATATTATCTATACCTGGGTTTAAATCAAT CTTCAAATGATGATGGAAAGTTCCTTTTTGCTGCCAGGAAGTGTCGACGACCTACTTGCACTGACTACATTATCTCATTAAATTGTGACGATGTGTCTAAAGGGAGCAGCACCTATATTGGAAGGTTGAG GTCCAACTTTTTGGGCACCAAGTTCACAATCTATGATGGGCAGCCTCCAAATGCTGAAGCAAGAGTTACTAAATGTCGCTCCACAAGACAGGTTAATATGAAACAAGTCTCCCCTAAATTACTTGCTGGCAACTATCATGTAGCCCATATATCATACGAGTTAAATGTCTTGGGTTCTAG aggtCCGAGGAGGATGCAATGTGTTATGGATGCAATTCCTGCTTCTTCCATTGAGCCAGGGGGAGTGGCCCCTACACAGACTGAATTTCATCATAGCGGTCTCGATAGCTTTCCTTCCATTCCCTTTTTTAGATCAAAATCAATCCGCGCGGAAAATTTCCAGAATGACCAGAAAGAGGGGCTGTTGGTGTTGAGGAACAAGGCTCCGAGATGGCATGAACAACTCCAGTGCTGGTGCTTGAACTTCAATGGACGGGTAACTGTTGCTTCTGTTAAGAATTTTCAACTGGTTGCTTCCTTGGAGAACGGGGTAGCTGGGCAGGAGCATGAGAATGTTATTCTGCAGTTTGGAAAAGTGGGGAAAGATGTATTCACCATGGATTATCAGTATCCAATCTCAGCTTTCCAGGCTTTTGCCATATGTCTTAGCAGCTTTGATACTAAGATTGCTTGTGAATGA